A single region of the Gemmatimonadaceae bacterium genome encodes:
- a CDS encoding phosphoribosylanthranilate isomerase — translation MADSDQIPQAQADATPLIKFCGITRTEDATAAARLGAAYVGAIFATSPRQVDEATARSVFSAAGSGIGKVAVFAGGAIENIAAAAERVAADVVQLHGDIGPATIEALRARFAGKIWAVGSVDPDGELLSPHLDDLAREADAIVFDTRVSGRTGGTGVPFDWGRLADTVDRARQDTSIVLAGGLDAGNVAFAIRALQPNVVDVSSGVEASPGIKDHSRMLAFAEAVRSASTDGGRTTSSS, via the coding sequence GTGGCAGATAGCGATCAAATACCGCAAGCTCAGGCGGATGCGACCCCGCTCATCAAGTTCTGCGGAATAACGAGGACGGAGGACGCGACGGCAGCCGCGAGGCTCGGTGCCGCGTACGTCGGGGCGATTTTCGCGACAAGCCCGCGGCAAGTCGATGAAGCCACAGCCCGCTCCGTGTTCAGTGCGGCAGGTTCCGGCATTGGAAAGGTCGCGGTTTTCGCGGGCGGTGCGATCGAGAATATCGCCGCCGCTGCAGAACGCGTGGCGGCAGATGTTGTCCAGCTCCATGGTGACATCGGGCCGGCGACCATTGAAGCGCTTCGCGCGAGATTCGCTGGTAAGATCTGGGCAGTCGGCTCGGTCGATCCCGACGGGGAGCTGCTCAGTCCCCATCTCGACGATCTTGCCCGGGAAGCCGATGCGATTGTCTTCGATACCCGGGTCTCCGGGCGGACCGGTGGCACGGGCGTGCCCTTCGATTGGGGTCGGCTCGCGGATACCGTCGATCGCGCTCGACAGGACACCAGCATCGTTCTGGCGGGTGGTTTGGACGCCGGTAACGTCGCCTTTGCTATTCGTGCCCTTCAGCCCAACGTCGTCGACGTTTCCTCCGGAGTCGAGGCGTCACCCGGAATCAAGGATCACTCGAGAATGCTTGCTTTTGCGGAAGCGGTACGTTCCGCGTCTACAGATGGAGGGAGAACCACCTCTTCCTCATAA
- a CDS encoding phosphoribosylaminoimidazolesuccinocarboxamide synthase: protein MLVAETGLPLPLLRRGKVRDVYEVDAERLLLVATDRVSAFDVVMSETIPFKGAVLTQLTAWWLEQLAGLVRHHMLSADSEEIIRRLPQLAAHADELRDRMMLCVRAEVFPVECVIRGYIAGSALKEYLAHGTLAGEKLPPNVREAERLPVPLFSPATKAEHGHDENITISKMRELVGSEATAELERLTRLVYEYGRAVAGERGIIIADTKLEFGYSGSSRGFDPAEVILVDEVLTPDSSRFWPHEGFKPGRTQPSFDKQPLRDHLDGERRLGNWNGEHPAPPLPPDVVHATSDRYLEIFRRLTGAPLRNGPIH from the coding sequence GTGCTGGTCGCGGAGACGGGGCTTCCCCTCCCGCTTCTCCGGCGGGGCAAGGTGCGAGACGTCTACGAAGTCGACGCTGAGCGCCTGCTGCTCGTTGCAACCGATCGGGTGAGCGCCTTCGACGTCGTGATGTCGGAGACGATTCCGTTCAAGGGCGCCGTTCTCACGCAGCTCACCGCATGGTGGCTCGAGCAGCTTGCCGGCCTCGTTCGCCATCACATGCTTTCCGCCGACAGTGAAGAGATCATTCGGCGGCTGCCGCAGCTTGCGGCGCACGCCGATGAGCTTCGCGATCGGATGATGCTCTGCGTTCGTGCGGAAGTGTTTCCGGTTGAATGCGTGATTCGCGGATACATCGCGGGGTCGGCGTTGAAGGAGTATCTGGCGCACGGGACTCTGGCCGGCGAGAAACTTCCTCCGAACGTCCGTGAGGCGGAGCGCCTGCCGGTGCCGCTTTTCAGTCCGGCAACGAAAGCCGAACACGGGCACGACGAGAACATCACCATCTCGAAGATGCGCGAGCTTGTGGGGAGCGAAGCCACAGCCGAGCTGGAGCGTCTGACACGCCTTGTCTACGAATACGGCCGCGCGGTCGCGGGCGAGCGCGGCATCATCATCGCGGATACGAAGCTGGAGTTTGGCTACTCGGGAAGCTCGCGGGGATTCGACCCTGCGGAGGTTATATTAGTGGACGAAGTGCTGACTCCCGACAGCTCCCGATTCTGGCCGCACGAAGGTTTCAAGCCCGGCCGGACTCAACCGAGCTTCGACAAGCAGCCGCTACGCGATCATCTCGACGGTGAGCGGCGCCTCGGCAACTGGAACGGCGAGCATCCTGCGCCGCCCCTGCCGCCGGACGTCGTGCACGCCACGAGCGACCGGTATCTCGAAATCTTCCGCCGGTTGACAGGCGCGCCTCTTCGGAATGGACCGATCCATTGA
- the purB gene encoding adenylosuccinate lyase, which yields MMHDTYSSPLSERYASEAMLELWSARTRYGLWRRLWLVLAEAEKALGVPIPDAAMEQMRANLDGIDFDAVAAYERRFRHDVMAHLHAFGDAAPAAKPFIHLGATSAYVTDNADLILMRRGLHLLRGRLVGVLRSLAAFAAEWKDEPTLGYTHLQPAQLTTVGKRATLWMQDLVLDVLDLDHRVSTLPFRGVKGTTGTQASFLEIFEGDHAKVRELDRRVTAMMDFPSSLSVTGQTYTRKLDASILAVVAGIAASAAKFSGDIRMLQSFGEIEEPFEQEQVGSSAMAYKRNPMRSERIAGLARFVLSLEPNANQTHSVQFLERTLDDSSNRRLVIPESFLAAEAILILMSNVASGLEVRRNRIAERVRAELPLMATERLIVLAVRGGRDRQDAHEAIRRHTVAFSRDASDGRESGGLLDRLAGDPQLGLSRHDIEDAADPRAFVGRAPQQVDEFLDEVVAPLLAGAEDGAGHTEVRV from the coding sequence ATGATGCACGACACATACTCGTCACCCCTTTCGGAGCGATACGCATCGGAGGCGATGCTCGAGCTGTGGTCTGCGCGGACGCGGTACGGCCTGTGGCGCCGGCTATGGCTCGTGCTTGCGGAAGCCGAGAAGGCGCTGGGCGTCCCGATTCCGGACGCAGCGATGGAGCAGATGCGCGCGAATCTGGACGGCATCGATTTCGACGCGGTCGCTGCGTACGAACGACGCTTCCGTCACGACGTGATGGCACACCTTCACGCTTTCGGCGACGCCGCACCTGCCGCAAAGCCGTTCATACATCTCGGCGCAACGAGTGCCTACGTCACCGACAACGCAGACCTCATTCTGATGAGGCGCGGTCTCCACCTCCTGAGGGGAAGACTCGTTGGAGTTCTGCGCTCGCTCGCGGCATTCGCCGCGGAATGGAAGGACGAGCCCACACTGGGATACACTCACCTGCAGCCGGCTCAGCTCACGACTGTCGGAAAGCGCGCCACACTGTGGATGCAGGACCTCGTTCTCGACGTGCTGGATCTCGACCACCGCGTTTCGACTCTTCCTTTCCGCGGAGTGAAAGGAACGACTGGAACGCAGGCGAGCTTTCTCGAGATATTCGAGGGCGACCATGCTAAGGTCCGCGAGCTGGACAGGCGCGTCACCGCGATGATGGATTTTCCATCGTCGCTGAGTGTCACCGGCCAGACATACACACGCAAGCTCGACGCTTCGATTCTCGCTGTCGTCGCAGGCATCGCCGCTTCGGCAGCCAAGTTCAGCGGCGACATCCGCATGCTCCAGTCGTTCGGCGAGATCGAGGAGCCTTTCGAGCAGGAGCAGGTTGGCTCCTCGGCCATGGCTTACAAGCGAAACCCGATGCGATCAGAGCGCATTGCCGGTCTCGCCCGTTTCGTTCTCTCGCTCGAGCCCAACGCGAACCAGACACATTCTGTTCAGTTCCTCGAGCGCACGCTCGACGACAGCTCGAACAGACGGCTCGTTATTCCTGAATCATTTCTCGCCGCCGAAGCGATTCTCATTCTCATGAGCAATGTCGCGTCGGGACTCGAAGTGCGGCGCAACCGAATCGCCGAGCGTGTCCGCGCCGAGCTGCCCCTGATGGCCACAGAGCGCCTCATTGTGCTGGCGGTCCGCGGCGGACGCGATCGCCAGGACGCTCACGAAGCCATCCGTCGCCATACCGTTGCGTTTTCAAGAGACGCCTCTGATGGACGCGAATCAGGTGGGCTGCTCGATAGACTGGCTGGCGACCCTCAGCTCGGCCTGAGCCGTCACGATATCGAAGATGCGGCGGACCCGCGGGCGTTCGTCGGTCGAGCGCCACAGCAGGTGGACGAGTTCCTCGATGAGGTTGTCGCGCCGCTGCTGGCGGGTGCTGAAGACGGCGCCGGCCACACGGAGGTGCGCGTCTAA
- a CDS encoding transaldolase family protein, with protein MNIFIESVSIDEIRQASAAGFADGVIFSEYDHSAGQAAVGAHDLIAAIAQEFAVPICVEVGAISGDDMYQAARELARISDNVVVQLPLVEDALVPMHRLNAEGIGICATYVFNGAQAVLAAKAGASMVRVSLHDLDAQGQTSTNAVTEIRSLLAASECECDVMVASPRTTTQFTECITAGAQIVCVEPAVLRSLLLHPLTDRGLDRFLSSLSKRPRAPVDQQ; from the coding sequence ATGAACATTTTCATCGAGAGCGTCTCGATCGACGAGATCCGGCAGGCTTCGGCGGCCGGATTCGCCGACGGAGTGATCTTTTCCGAGTATGATCATTCGGCGGGCCAGGCCGCGGTCGGGGCACACGACCTGATCGCGGCTATTGCACAGGAGTTTGCAGTTCCGATCTGCGTCGAGGTCGGCGCGATCAGCGGCGACGACATGTATCAGGCCGCACGTGAGCTCGCCAGAATCTCCGACAACGTCGTCGTTCAGCTTCCCCTGGTGGAGGATGCCCTCGTTCCCATGCATCGTCTGAATGCAGAAGGAATCGGCATCTGTGCGACTTACGTGTTCAACGGCGCGCAGGCCGTCCTCGCCGCAAAGGCAGGTGCATCGATGGTTCGCGTGTCCCTGCACGACCTCGACGCTCAGGGTCAGACGAGCACCAACGCGGTTACCGAGATCCGTTCGCTCCTCGCCGCAAGCGAGTGCGAGTGCGATGTGATGGTCGCCTCTCCCCGCACTACGACGCAGTTCACGGAATGCATCACTGCCGGCGCTCAGATCGTTTGCGTCGAGCCTGCTGTGCTGCGCTCGCTGCTTCTTCATCCGCTCACCGATCGGGGGTTGGATCGATTCCTCAGCAGCCTCAGCAAGCGTCCGCGAGCCCCTGTGGATCAGCAATGA
- a CDS encoding indole-3-glycerol phosphate synthase TrpC, translating into MPNSKDSRTTPETQGKTLWAPPKGALGALIKAATDRAAALERRTSELEAEALAMPRAPSLFSALRASHVAVIAEIKRASPSLGGIRPGLDAEAQARAYRRGGAAAISVLTEPDRFGGSDDDIRTAARGAALPILRKDFHVSVSQLHEARCLGASAALLIARALEPALFSHFLEAARAIELEIVAEVRDIAELDRVLAAGATIIGVNNRNLESLVIEQGTAESLIPRIPHGVIAVAESGYADRASIERVAACGADAVLIGSFLSASADPRAEVERLTGVGRVNRGR; encoded by the coding sequence TTGCCGAATTCAAAGGATAGCCGAACAACGCCCGAAACGCAAGGTAAAACGCTTTGGGCCCCGCCAAAGGGCGCCCTGGGAGCCCTGATAAAAGCGGCGACCGACCGGGCGGCGGCCCTCGAACGGCGAACATCCGAACTCGAAGCGGAGGCTCTCGCGATGCCACGCGCTCCATCACTTTTCAGCGCGCTTCGGGCTTCACATGTTGCGGTGATCGCCGAGATCAAGCGAGCTTCGCCATCTCTCGGCGGGATTCGCCCCGGACTCGACGCCGAAGCACAGGCACGAGCTTACCGGCGAGGCGGGGCAGCCGCGATTTCAGTGCTGACGGAGCCTGACCGGTTCGGCGGGTCCGACGACGACATCCGTACGGCAGCTCGCGGTGCCGCGCTCCCGATTCTCCGGAAGGATTTTCACGTTTCCGTCTCACAGCTTCACGAGGCGCGCTGCCTCGGCGCTTCGGCAGCGCTCCTCATCGCCCGAGCGCTCGAGCCCGCGCTTTTCTCGCACTTTCTCGAAGCGGCGAGAGCAATCGAGCTGGAGATTGTGGCCGAGGTTAGAGATATAGCGGAGCTGGATAGAGTTCTCGCGGCAGGAGCGACAATCATCGGGGTAAACAACCGGAATCTCGAGAGCCTCGTGATCGAGCAGGGGACCGCAGAGTCACTCATCCCGCGAATTCCTCACGGCGTCATCGCCGTTGCCGAAAGCGGGTATGCCGACAGAGCGAGCATAGAACGCGTTGCCGCCTGTGGTGCCGATGCCGTGCTGATCGGCTCCTTTCTCTCAGCCTCGGCCGATCCGCGGGCTGAAGTCGAACGACTTACCGGGGTAGGCAGAGTGAATCGTGGCAGATAG
- a CDS encoding trypsin-like peptidase domain-containing protein, translating into MKSPLWIALLPVLVGACEEKALPAAEATQLPAQRTEEIAAGRRTAITAAVARVAPSVVTVQTEVVERVPADLLEQFFGGRSGTRSAAGLGSGFIVREDGVILTNAHVVTGASRISVAMRDGTTYPARLLGADESNDLAVIKIDAKGFPVAPLGNSSNLLVGEWAIAIGNPYGFMLANTEPSVTAGVVSGTGRNLAAQSQGSGVYVDMIQTDASINPGNSGGPLVNALGQVIGVNSSIYSPSGGSIGLGFAIPINRARRVADDLLAHGVVRRPWIGIKLQLGSATRTRASSSNGIPIVSVVAGSPADRAGIRAGDVLAQSRERSIHNPYDWEAERLELRVGEDVPLVLRRGGQTVRVSVKVADLPEVNAPKVTVLREIQLVTLTPAIRAERGVRRANGALVQMVTPRVAEQLGIQAGDVILQVNRVPIADAQSAARAIDYYAGRGVIVMYLERGGQVYTTEFVIQ; encoded by the coding sequence ATGAAATCACCTCTGTGGATCGCCCTTCTCCCTGTGCTCGTTGGCGCTTGCGAGGAAAAGGCGCTGCCGGCCGCCGAGGCGACACAGCTTCCGGCACAGCGCACAGAGGAGATTGCCGCTGGCCGGCGCACCGCGATTACCGCGGCCGTCGCGCGAGTTGCACCGAGCGTGGTGACCGTGCAAACGGAGGTCGTCGAGCGGGTCCCCGCGGACCTGCTGGAGCAATTCTTCGGCGGTCGTTCCGGCACACGCTCTGCCGCCGGCCTCGGGTCGGGCTTCATCGTCCGCGAGGACGGCGTGATTCTGACGAACGCACACGTCGTCACCGGCGCATCACGCATCTCCGTTGCAATGCGCGACGGCACAACGTATCCGGCCAGGCTCCTCGGGGCGGACGAATCCAACGATCTCGCGGTGATCAAGATCGACGCCAAGGGCTTCCCGGTCGCTCCTCTGGGCAATTCGTCCAATCTCCTCGTTGGAGAATGGGCAATAGCAATTGGAAATCCTTACGGATTCATGCTGGCGAATACCGAGCCGAGCGTGACGGCCGGCGTCGTCAGCGGAACCGGCCGCAATCTCGCTGCACAGAGTCAGGGCTCAGGCGTTTATGTCGACATGATACAGACGGACGCGTCCATCAATCCCGGCAACTCGGGCGGGCCTCTCGTAAACGCGCTGGGTCAGGTGATCGGCGTGAACAGCTCCATCTATTCGCCGAGCGGCGGGTCGATCGGCCTTGGCTTCGCGATTCCGATCAACCGGGCTCGGCGCGTAGCGGACGATCTGCTCGCGCACGGCGTCGTGCGGCGGCCGTGGATTGGCATCAAGCTTCAGCTCGGCAGCGCGACGAGAACCCGCGCTTCCTCGTCGAACGGAATTCCGATTGTCTCGGTCGTCGCGGGCTCGCCGGCGGACCGGGCCGGCATCCGTGCGGGGGACGTGCTGGCACAATCGCGGGAACGATCGATCCATAACCCGTACGACTGGGAAGCGGAGCGGCTGGAGCTGCGGGTTGGAGAGGATGTGCCGCTAGTGCTCCGGCGTGGTGGACAAACGGTACGCGTGAGCGTGAAGGTCGCCGACCTGCCGGAGGTGAATGCACCGAAGGTGACGGTTCTCCGTGAGATTCAGCTCGTCACGCTGACGCCCGCAATCAGGGCAGAGCGTGGCGTGCGCCGCGCGAATGGAGCACTCGTGCAGATGGTGACGCCGCGGGTGGCCGAGCAGCTGGGAATTCAGGCGGGCGACGTAATCCTTCAAGTCAATCGAGTGCCAATCGCAGACGCCCAATCAGCCGCGCGAGCGATCGACTATTACGCCGGACGCGGAGTGATCGTGATGTACCTGGAGCGCGGAGGCCAGGTATACACAACCGAGTTCGTGATCCAGTAA
- the lexA gene encoding transcriptional repressor LexA, with the protein MSLTKRQREILTYLSEYSEERGYAPSFEEIAGKFGYSSLATVHEHLSNLEKKGYIKREYNESRAIEVLPSEMYPRAHQLPLVGTVAAGLPIEAIETRESIGVPDDLVRRGGNHYVLRVRGNSMIDEQIRDGDFVVVNERQAADNGEMVIALVDGNSATVKKFYRERDGRIRLQPANESMTPIYVHENDISIQGVVVGVIRRC; encoded by the coding sequence ATGTCGCTGACAAAGCGCCAAAGGGAGATTCTCACTTACCTCTCAGAGTACTCCGAGGAGCGCGGTTACGCGCCCAGCTTCGAGGAAATCGCAGGCAAATTCGGATACAGCTCGCTGGCAACAGTGCATGAGCACCTGAGCAACCTCGAGAAGAAGGGCTACATCAAGAGAGAGTACAACGAGAGCCGTGCAATCGAGGTTCTACCGTCCGAGATGTACCCTCGCGCACATCAGCTTCCGCTGGTCGGTACGGTGGCTGCTGGTCTGCCCATCGAGGCCATAGAGACACGCGAGTCCATCGGGGTGCCAGATGACCTCGTTCGGCGGGGCGGCAACCATTATGTCCTTCGTGTCCGCGGCAATTCAATGATCGACGAACAGATTCGCGACGGAGATTTTGTCGTCGTGAATGAGCGCCAGGCGGCTGACAATGGTGAGATGGTCATCGCGCTGGTCGACGGCAATTCCGCTACCGTGAAGAAATTCTATCGCGAGCGGGACGGAAGGATCCGTCTCCAGCCGGCGAACGAATCGATGACGCCGATCTACGTCCATGAGAACGACATCTCGATTCAGGGCGTCGTCGTGGGCGTGATTCGCCGCTGCTGA
- the trpB gene encoding tryptophan synthase subunit beta encodes MTTTAETGRFGAFGGRYVPETLIPALDELAAAFDAAVADSAFMVEVDEMLSSYVGRPSPLSSAPRLSEALGATVFLKREDLNHTGAHKINNTVGQVLLARRMGKRRIIAETGAGQHGVATATVCARFGLDCVVYMGEEDIRRQALNVYRMRLLGARVVPVTSGTRTLKDATSEAIRDWVTNVGESYYVIGSVVGPAPYPRMVREFQAVIGKEAREQILAAVGRLPSVVVACVGGGSNALGIFHAFESDRAVRLVGVEAAGRGLDSGEHAASLLKGSPGVLHGSFSYLLQDADGQVHPAHSISAGLDYPGVGPEHSFLKESGRAEYVAVTDGEAVEGFKMLSRLEGIIPALETAHAIAWAATNSWSPDDVVLICVSGRGDKDMAQLSEHGALDQ; translated from the coding sequence ATGACAACTACGGCGGAGACCGGCCGGTTCGGCGCCTTCGGGGGCCGATACGTTCCGGAAACATTGATACCAGCTCTGGATGAGCTGGCTGCGGCGTTCGACGCGGCCGTTGCCGACTCGGCATTCATGGTCGAGGTGGATGAAATGCTGTCGAGCTATGTCGGCCGGCCGTCGCCGCTCAGCTCGGCGCCCCGGCTTTCGGAAGCACTCGGCGCGACCGTCTTCCTCAAGCGCGAGGACCTCAATCACACCGGCGCGCACAAGATCAATAACACCGTCGGTCAGGTGCTGCTCGCGCGGCGGATGGGTAAGCGACGCATCATCGCAGAAACCGGTGCAGGCCAGCACGGCGTTGCGACGGCGACAGTGTGCGCGCGATTCGGCCTGGACTGCGTCGTTTACATGGGCGAGGAAGACATCAGGCGCCAGGCGCTCAACGTTTACCGCATGCGGCTGCTTGGGGCCAGGGTAGTTCCGGTCACCTCGGGAACGCGGACGCTCAAGGACGCGACCAGCGAAGCGATTCGCGACTGGGTGACGAACGTGGGCGAGAGCTATTACGTCATCGGCTCTGTTGTTGGTCCGGCGCCATATCCAAGGATGGTGCGCGAATTCCAGGCTGTCATCGGGAAAGAAGCCCGCGAGCAGATTCTCGCCGCCGTTGGTCGCTTGCCGTCGGTCGTGGTTGCCTGTGTCGGAGGCGGATCAAACGCCCTCGGAATCTTTCACGCATTTGAGAGTGACAGGGCTGTTCGGCTCGTTGGAGTCGAGGCGGCCGGGCGCGGTCTCGACTCGGGTGAGCACGCCGCGTCGCTTCTGAAGGGGTCGCCGGGCGTATTACACGGGAGCTTCAGCTATCTCCTTCAGGATGCCGACGGTCAGGTTCATCCCGCGCATTCAATTTCAGCGGGTCTCGACTACCCTGGCGTCGGCCCGGAGCATTCGTTTCTCAAGGAATCCGGCCGCGCGGAATATGTCGCTGTGACGGATGGTGAGGCCGTCGAGGGATTCAAGATGTTGAGCCGCCTCGAGGGAATCATTCCGGCGCTCGAAACTGCACACGCAATCGCCTGGGCTGCGACAAACTCGTGGTCACCCGACGATGTGGTTCTCATCTGTGTCAGCGGTCGCGGTGACAAGGACATGGCTCAGCTCTCCGAGCATGGAGCCCTCGACCAGTGA
- the trpD gene encoding anthranilate phosphoribosyltransferase, with the protein MTAVPPQSPLYAAIVKLAHHSALTATDAADAFGVIMRGEATAVQIAAMLTGLRVRGETADIVAGVVRALRAVMVRLDSSDPDSLVDTCGTGGGAVTTFNISTAAALLAAGAGVRIAKHGNRSFTSRCGSADVLEALGVKLEVPVTTMAAALESAGIVFMYAPLMHPAMRHVGPVRRELAIPTVMNVVGPLANPAGARRQVVGVADPNRVPILAGALLELGSLHSLVVHGEPGLDEISPLGRTSVVEVRDGRATEWTIDPAEFGYMGMNADALAGGDSANNARIILEILGAQAVSTDPSAARAAVVMNAAAAIYVSGNVASYSEGVAAARNALEKGEGIRALDRLRSAYAAS; encoded by the coding sequence ATGACTGCGGTCCCGCCTCAGTCGCCGCTTTACGCGGCAATCGTCAAGCTCGCGCATCATTCCGCTCTCACGGCAACCGATGCTGCAGATGCATTCGGTGTGATCATGAGAGGCGAGGCCACCGCGGTTCAGATAGCCGCCATGCTCACCGGCCTTCGCGTACGGGGAGAGACGGCCGATATAGTCGCCGGTGTCGTCCGAGCACTGAGGGCGGTGATGGTGCGCCTCGATTCGTCCGATCCGGATTCGCTCGTCGACACGTGCGGGACCGGAGGCGGCGCCGTCACGACGTTCAATATCTCCACAGCAGCCGCACTTTTGGCGGCCGGGGCCGGAGTGCGAATCGCAAAACATGGGAACCGGTCGTTCACGTCGCGGTGCGGCAGCGCCGACGTCCTCGAAGCGCTGGGAGTGAAGCTCGAGGTCCCGGTGACGACGATGGCGGCTGCTCTGGAGAGCGCGGGAATCGTCTTCATGTACGCTCCGCTGATGCATCCGGCGATGCGTCACGTCGGCCCGGTGCGGCGAGAGCTCGCGATACCTACGGTCATGAATGTGGTCGGACCGCTTGCAAACCCTGCCGGTGCCCGGCGGCAGGTTGTCGGAGTTGCCGATCCCAATCGGGTGCCGATTCTCGCGGGCGCGCTCCTCGAGCTGGGCTCACTCCATTCGCTCGTGGTTCATGGAGAGCCGGGCCTGGACGAGATCTCACCGCTCGGCCGCACGAGCGTTGTGGAGGTGCGCGACGGCCGCGCGACCGAATGGACGATCGACCCTGCGGAGTTCGGCTACATGGGCATGAATGCGGATGCTCTCGCCGGGGGCGACTCGGCGAACAATGCGCGAATCATCCTGGAGATTCTTGGCGCTCAGGCAGTTAGCACGGATCCCTCGGCCGCCCGGGCCGCGGTCGTGATGAATGCAGCCGCGGCGATTTACGTCAGTGGGAACGTGGCCTCGTACTCGGAAGGCGTCGCGGCCGCGCGGAACGCACTCGAGAAAGGCGAGGGGATCCGCGCTCTGGACCGCCTCAGGTCGGCTTACGCGGCGAGCTGA
- the truA gene encoding tRNA pseudouridine(38-40) synthase TruA — MQLVLQYDGAGFAGWQRQPDERTVQGVVEDALLRLCQSHVSVLGAGRTDAGVHARGQAAGVRVPEKWTAPALRRSLNAVLPSDVWVKSSFEMRQEFHARYSALSRSYSYLVGTDEEAESPFRRNRELSWRRPIDMTSLDQAAAEIIGDHSFRAFAVKGTAPVHDEHRCTIYEAAWTERSDGIDFRIRGNRFLHHMVRFLVGTMLDVAGGRRDAGLVKRLLESGDNHEASPPVPPHALYLDQVEYPPELYLRAT; from the coding sequence ATGCAACTTGTACTGCAGTACGACGGAGCGGGCTTCGCGGGGTGGCAACGGCAGCCTGATGAAAGAACCGTGCAAGGCGTTGTCGAGGACGCGCTGCTCAGATTGTGCCAGTCGCACGTATCCGTGCTCGGCGCAGGAAGGACCGACGCCGGAGTTCACGCTCGCGGTCAGGCCGCGGGAGTGAGAGTGCCGGAAAAATGGACCGCGCCGGCGCTGCGACGCTCGCTCAACGCGGTCCTACCTTCGGATGTCTGGGTGAAATCATCATTCGAGATGCGCCAGGAATTTCATGCGCGATATAGTGCGTTGTCGCGGAGCTACAGCTATCTGGTTGGAACCGATGAGGAGGCGGAGTCACCGTTCAGAAGAAATCGCGAGCTTTCCTGGCGGCGCCCAATTGACATGACGTCACTCGATCAGGCCGCGGCCGAAATAATCGGCGATCACTCATTCCGCGCTTTCGCGGTAAAAGGCACCGCCCCCGTGCACGATGAGCATCGCTGCACCATCTATGAGGCAGCGTGGACCGAGCGGAGCGACGGCATCGATTTCCGAATCCGGGGGAACCGTTTCTTGCACCACATGGTCCGATTTCTCGTGGGCACGATGCTGGACGTTGCCGGCGGCCGCCGCGATGCAGGCCTCGTGAAACGACTGCTCGAATCCGGCGACAACCACGAGGCGTCACCGCCGGTGCCACCGCATGCGCTCTACCTCGACCAGGTTGAATATCCTCCCGAACTCTATCTGCGAGCCACATGA